The stretch of DNA GATTTTCGTGTCCCGCGGGGAGCAGGAATTCTCGCTGGAGACGGCGATGGCCTAGGTCGATGAGAGCTGCGGGGCTTTTCATGAAGGAACAGGCTTGCACGCTCAAGGAGACGGAGGTGTACTTGTTCCGGGTCGCGCAGATGCTCGATGATTTCTCGGTGCGGGGCGGTGCTGCGCCGCTATTCCCGCACCGTGAGCAAACTGTCGGCCGGTGACGCCGATGTCGTTGCCCGGTTCCAACAGTGGCTGCAGGCTCGTGGTTGCGCTGTATCGACGGTGCGTGCCTATGCGACGGTGGCCGGCGAGTTCTGCGGATTCATTGGCACGCGGGGCGCCCTGGCTTCTCTGGATGGCATGTTGGTTGACGCGTTCGTGGCCACACTGGCCGGATATCAAGCCAAGACCGTGGAGCACAAGCTCTGCGCGGTGCGGTCCTTTCTTCGCTT from Arthrobacter polaris encodes:
- a CDS encoding site-specific integrase, translated to MISRCGAVLRRYSRTVSKLSAGDADVVARFQQWLQARGCAVSTVRAYATVAGEFCGFIGTRGALASLDGMLVDAFVATLAGYQAKTVEHKLCAVRSFLRFAQGAGLVGSAVLEAVPAAKSVKGPGFPRWDPGM